One region of Cydia pomonella isolate Wapato2018A chromosome 9, ilCydPomo1, whole genome shotgun sequence genomic DNA includes:
- the LOC133521418 gene encoding mitochondrial Rho GTPase isoform X1, with amino-acid sequence MVFDSLPRTVRILLLGEPGVGKTSLILSLVTEEFSEHVPPKAEEITIPADVTPEQVPTNIVDICLAEQSLEQIGEEIEKAHVICIVFSVEKQETLNKIASYWLPFVRENCPEDHRKPVILVGNKIDLIDYSVIDHIWDIAEEYPEVDRCIECSAKTLTNVSEMFYNAQKAVLHPITPIYSIEEQELTEKCKKALSRIFKICDLDGDGLMDDYEITLFQRKCFDTPLQLQVLDEVKSVIAQNIAGGIENDCITMKGFIFLHCLFIQRGRNETTWTVLRKFGYDESLELMHSYLYANIKVPSGCTSELSYKGQQFLTQLFEKYDRDKDGMLNPTELKNVFSSCPRIPWHNLRYTVPTNEKGYLTLQGWMCRWTLMTLMDLQNTSAYLAYLGFNFLENESQKAAIHITREKKVDIAKKQSSRNVYQCHVIGPRACGKTAICRSFLGIAHKKIKPTQERGSGDSTDNCCINTVQVYGQEKNLVLKEKPIARVSDSLNPSEVNCDVACLVYDVSASRSFEYIARIYIKYFAESHIPVLIVGARGAAAVRQEYMLQPDVFCSKYQLLPPQSFAARDTRRDVFVKLATMAAFPQFQAAWILFSKRRHLKHFASFAGENSSWWKAGIGVAAATVMGLVLLKMFNFQKR; translated from the exons ATGGTTTTCGACTCTTTACCTCGTACGGTTCGCATTCTCTTGCTTGGAGAACCTGGAGTGGGAAAAACTTCGCTTATTCTTTCTTTAGTGACTGAAGAATTCTCAGAACATGTACCACCTAAAGCTGAAGAAATCACAATCCCTGCTGATGTCACCCCAGAACAAGTGCCAACCAACATTGTGGACATCTGCT TGGCTGAACAATCGTTAGAACAAATTGGTGAAGAAATTGAAAAGGCTCATGTTATATGCATAGTGTTTTCTGTTGAAAAACAAGAAACACTGAATAAAATTGCTTCATACTGGTTACCATTTGTTAGGGAAAACTGCCCAGAAGACCACAGGAAGCCAGTTATTCTTGTTGGGAACAAGATAGATTTGATTGATTATTCTGTTATTGAT CACATATGGGACATAGCTGAAGAGTATCCAGAAGTGGACCGTTGCATAGAATGCTCGGCAAAAACACTAACAAATGTCTCGGAAATGTTTTACAATGCACAAAAAGCGGTTCTACACCCTATCACACCCATTTATTCTATTGAGGAACAAGAG CTCacagaaaaatgtaaaaaggcCCTCTCAAGAATATTCAAGATCTGTGATCTAGATGGTGATGGACTTATGGATGATTATGAAATTACATTATTCCAAAGGAAATGCTTCGATACTCCACTGCAATTACAG GTTTTAGATGAAGTAAAGTCTGTAATTGCCCAGAACATTGCTGGAGGCATTGAGAATGATTGTATTACAATGAAAGgctttatatttttacattgcCTGTTCATACAAAGGGGAAGGAATGAAACAACTTGGACAGTTCTCCGCAAGTTTGGATATGATGAATCGTTAGAATTGATGCACAGCTATTTGTATGCAAA CATCAAAGTACCTTCTGGTTGTACATCTGAGCTTTCATACAAAGGTCAGCAGTTTTTGACGCAACTGTTTGAAAAGTATGACAGGGATAAGGATGGTATGCTCAATCCAACTGAATTGAAAAATGTGTTCTCCAGTTGCCCTAGGATCCCTTGGCACAATTTGAGATACACTGTACCAACAAATGAAAAG GGATACCTGACGCTGCAAGGCTGGATGTGTCGCTGGACACTGATGACGCTTATGGATCTACAGAACACAAGTGCCTATTTAGCATACCTGGGCTTTAACTTCCTTGAAAACGAGTCACAAAAAGCTGCAATACACA TAACCCGCGAGAAGAAGGTGGACATTGCCAAGAAACAGTCGAGCCGCAACGTGTACCAGTGCCACGTCATCGGCCCGCGGGCGTGCGGGAAAACTGCCATTTGCCGGAGCTTCCTTGGCATCGCACATAAG AAAATTAAACCAACCCAAGAGCGTGGCAGCGGCGATAGCACCGACAACTGCTGCATCAACACGGTCCAAGTGTACGGCCAGGAGAAGAACCTCGTGCTCAAGGAGAAACCCATCGCGCGCGTGTCGGACTCGCTTAATCCCAGCGAGGTCAACTGCGATGTCGCCTGTCTGGTTTATGATGTATCTGCAAGTCGCTCGTTCGAGTACATCGCTAGAATATATATT AAATATTTCGCCGAGAGCCACATCCCCGTGCTGATCgtgggcgcgcgcggcgccgcggCCGTGCGGCAGGAGTACATGCTGCAGCCCGACGTGTTCTGCAGCAAGTACCAGCTGCTGCCGCCGCAGAGCTTCGCCGCGCGCGACACCCGGCGCGACGTGTTCGTCAAGCTCGCCACCATGGCCGCCTTTCC TCAATTTCAAGCTGCTTGGATTTTATTCAGCAAACGCAG ACACTTGAAGCATTTCGCAAGTTTCGCCGGCGAGAACTCCTCGTGGTGGAAGGCCGGGATCGGCGTCGCGGCCGCCACCGTCATGGGGCTCGTGCTGCTCAAGATGTTCAACTTCCAGAAACGATAA
- the LOC133521418 gene encoding mitochondrial Rho GTPase isoform X2, whose protein sequence is MVFDSLPRTVRILLLGEPGVGKTSLILSLVTEEFSEHVPPKAEEITIPADVTPEQVPTNIVDICLAEQSLEQIGEEIEKAHVICIVFSVEKQETLNKIASYWLPFVRENCPEDHRKPVILVGNKIDLIDYSVIDHIWDIAEEYPEVDRCIECSAKTLTNVSEMFYNAQKAVLHPITPIYSIEEQELTEKCKKALSRIFKICDLDGDGLMDDYEITLFQRKCFDTPLQLQVLDEVKSVIAQNIAGGIENDCITMKGFIFLHCLFIQRGRNETTWTVLRKFGYDESLELMHSYLYANIKVPSGCTSELSYKGQQFLTQLFEKYDRDKDGMLNPTELKNVFSSCPRIPWHNLRYTVPTNEKGYLTLQGWMCRWTLMTLMDLQNTSAYLAYLGFNFLENESQKAAIHITREKKVDIAKKQSSRNVYQCHVIGPRACGKTAICRSFLGIAHKKIKPTQERGSGDSTDNCCINTVQVYGQEKNLVLKEKPIARVSDSLNPSEVNCDVACLVYDVSASRSFEYIARIYIKYFAESHIPVLIVGARGAAAVRQEYMLQPDVFCSKYQLLPPQSFAARDTRRDVFVKLATMAAFPHLKHFASFAGENSSWWKAGIGVAAATVMGLVLLKMFNFQKR, encoded by the exons ATGGTTTTCGACTCTTTACCTCGTACGGTTCGCATTCTCTTGCTTGGAGAACCTGGAGTGGGAAAAACTTCGCTTATTCTTTCTTTAGTGACTGAAGAATTCTCAGAACATGTACCACCTAAAGCTGAAGAAATCACAATCCCTGCTGATGTCACCCCAGAACAAGTGCCAACCAACATTGTGGACATCTGCT TGGCTGAACAATCGTTAGAACAAATTGGTGAAGAAATTGAAAAGGCTCATGTTATATGCATAGTGTTTTCTGTTGAAAAACAAGAAACACTGAATAAAATTGCTTCATACTGGTTACCATTTGTTAGGGAAAACTGCCCAGAAGACCACAGGAAGCCAGTTATTCTTGTTGGGAACAAGATAGATTTGATTGATTATTCTGTTATTGAT CACATATGGGACATAGCTGAAGAGTATCCAGAAGTGGACCGTTGCATAGAATGCTCGGCAAAAACACTAACAAATGTCTCGGAAATGTTTTACAATGCACAAAAAGCGGTTCTACACCCTATCACACCCATTTATTCTATTGAGGAACAAGAG CTCacagaaaaatgtaaaaaggcCCTCTCAAGAATATTCAAGATCTGTGATCTAGATGGTGATGGACTTATGGATGATTATGAAATTACATTATTCCAAAGGAAATGCTTCGATACTCCACTGCAATTACAG GTTTTAGATGAAGTAAAGTCTGTAATTGCCCAGAACATTGCTGGAGGCATTGAGAATGATTGTATTACAATGAAAGgctttatatttttacattgcCTGTTCATACAAAGGGGAAGGAATGAAACAACTTGGACAGTTCTCCGCAAGTTTGGATATGATGAATCGTTAGAATTGATGCACAGCTATTTGTATGCAAA CATCAAAGTACCTTCTGGTTGTACATCTGAGCTTTCATACAAAGGTCAGCAGTTTTTGACGCAACTGTTTGAAAAGTATGACAGGGATAAGGATGGTATGCTCAATCCAACTGAATTGAAAAATGTGTTCTCCAGTTGCCCTAGGATCCCTTGGCACAATTTGAGATACACTGTACCAACAAATGAAAAG GGATACCTGACGCTGCAAGGCTGGATGTGTCGCTGGACACTGATGACGCTTATGGATCTACAGAACACAAGTGCCTATTTAGCATACCTGGGCTTTAACTTCCTTGAAAACGAGTCACAAAAAGCTGCAATACACA TAACCCGCGAGAAGAAGGTGGACATTGCCAAGAAACAGTCGAGCCGCAACGTGTACCAGTGCCACGTCATCGGCCCGCGGGCGTGCGGGAAAACTGCCATTTGCCGGAGCTTCCTTGGCATCGCACATAAG AAAATTAAACCAACCCAAGAGCGTGGCAGCGGCGATAGCACCGACAACTGCTGCATCAACACGGTCCAAGTGTACGGCCAGGAGAAGAACCTCGTGCTCAAGGAGAAACCCATCGCGCGCGTGTCGGACTCGCTTAATCCCAGCGAGGTCAACTGCGATGTCGCCTGTCTGGTTTATGATGTATCTGCAAGTCGCTCGTTCGAGTACATCGCTAGAATATATATT AAATATTTCGCCGAGAGCCACATCCCCGTGCTGATCgtgggcgcgcgcggcgccgcggCCGTGCGGCAGGAGTACATGCTGCAGCCCGACGTGTTCTGCAGCAAGTACCAGCTGCTGCCGCCGCAGAGCTTCGCCGCGCGCGACACCCGGCGCGACGTGTTCGTCAAGCTCGCCACCATGGCCGCCTTTCC ACACTTGAAGCATTTCGCAAGTTTCGCCGGCGAGAACTCCTCGTGGTGGAAGGCCGGGATCGGCGTCGCGGCCGCCACCGTCATGGGGCTCGTGCTGCTCAAGATGTTCAACTTCCAGAAACGATAA